The Terriglobia bacterium genome has a window encoding:
- a CDS encoding MotA/TolQ/ExbB proton channel family protein, with amino-acid sequence MDLGTILGILIALIGILAGQAIEGGSVFQILQPTAGLIVFGGTLGAVMISFPLKVVKQAAADLLHIFREDTIEPTAVIDEVVRFTNKARREGIISLEKDAAGVQDDFFRKSIMMAVDGNEPKELRQTMEVELQYMEERADHSARVYEAAGGFAPTIGIIGAVLGLIQVMQHLNNIDEVGKGIAVAFVATIYGV; translated from the coding sequence ATGGACTTAGGAACAATCCTCGGCATTCTGATCGCGCTGATCGGAATTCTTGCAGGTCAGGCCATCGAGGGAGGCTCTGTCTTTCAAATCCTCCAACCGACCGCCGGGCTGATCGTTTTCGGCGGGACGCTTGGAGCGGTCATGATTTCGTTTCCATTAAAAGTAGTCAAACAGGCTGCGGCCGATCTGCTCCATATTTTCAGAGAAGACACGATCGAGCCGACAGCAGTCATCGATGAGGTCGTCAGGTTCACGAACAAGGCGCGGCGGGAAGGAATCATCTCGCTCGAAAAGGATGCGGCCGGAGTCCAGGACGACTTCTTCCGTAAATCCATCATGATGGCTGTCGATGGAAACGAGCCCAAAGAGCTGCGCCAGACCATGGAAGTGGAACTTCAGTATATGGAAGAACGCGCCGATCACTCCGCGAGAGTCTATGAAGCGGCCGGCGGCTTCGCGCCGACCATTGGAATCATCGGCGCCGTTCTCGGTCTGATTCAGGTTATGCAGCACCTGAACAATATCGACGAAGTGGGCAAGGGTATCGCCGTCGCGTTCGTCGCGACGATTTACGGTGTG
- a CDS encoding flagellar FlbD family protein, whose product MIVVKKINGEEIVVNCDLIETIEFSPHAVMSLTTGEKIIVDETRDELLRKIIEYKRAIQRKPEVLEWT is encoded by the coding sequence CGTCGTCAAAAAAATCAATGGGGAGGAGATCGTCGTGAACTGCGATCTCATCGAGACGATCGAGTTTTCGCCTCACGCGGTTATGTCTTTGACGACCGGGGAAAAGATCATCGTCGATGAAACCCGCGACGAGCTGCTGCGCAAGATCATTGAATATAAGCGCGCGATCCAGAGGAAACCGGAGGTATTGGAATGGACTTAG